DNA sequence from the Gordonia polyisoprenivorans genome:
GCGTCAGGCCGTGCCGTGCGGCGACCTCGGCGGTGGTCACCAGGCACATCGAGGCCGCGTCGTTCTGTCCGCTGGCGTTGCCCGCGGTCACCGTGGCGTCGGGGTCGGTGGCACCCATGATGGGCCGCAGTCCGGCGAGCGATTCGCGCGAGATATCGGGACGTGGATGCTCGTCGGTATCGATCAGCTTCTCGGACTTACGATCTCGCACGGTGACCGGGATGATCTCCTCACCGAGGATGCCGTCCTTCTGTGCACGAACCGCGCGCATGTGCGATTCGACGGCGAGATCGTCCTGCTCCTCGCGGGAGATCCCGTACTCCTTGCGGAGGTTCTCGGCGGTTTCGATCATGCCACCGGGTACCGGCCAGTTCTTGCCACCGGCGGTGGAGCGGGCCCGAACCAGGCTGTCGTGCATGGCGATTCCGGTGCGCGCACCGCCCCAACGCATGTCCACCGAATAGAACGACGCGTTGCTCATCGACTCCGTGCCGCCCGCGACGACGAGATCGTTGTCGCCGCACCCCACCTGGTAGGCGGCCTGGATGACCGCCTGCAACCCCGATCCGCAGCGTCGGTCGACGTGCATGCCGGGCACCGTGGTCGGTAGTCCGGCGTCGAGTGCGACGACACGGCCGATCGCCGGTGCCTCACTGTTGCCGTTGCAGTGACCGAGGATCACGTCGTCGACGGCGTCGTCGGGGATGCCGGTCCGCTCGAGGAGTCCGCGCAGGGCGGCCACCCCGAGGTCGACGGCGGTCAGCGATCGGAACATGCCCCCGTAGCGCCCGATCGGGGTGCGCACGGGCTCGCAGATGACAACATCACGCATGGAGTCGGTCCTTTCCGGTGTGCTCGGCGGCGAGTTGGGCTCGCAACGCCACTTTCTGGATCTTGCCCGCGGCGGAGGTGGGCAACTCGTCGACGACGATCACGTCGCGGATCTTCTTGTAGGGCAACACCTGTTCGGCGACGAAGCCCTG
Encoded proteins:
- a CDS encoding acetyl-CoA C-acetyltransferase, coding for MRDVVICEPVRTPIGRYGGMFRSLTAVDLGVAALRGLLERTGIPDDAVDDVILGHCNGNSEAPAIGRVVALDAGLPTTVPGMHVDRRCGSGLQAVIQAAYQVGCGDNDLVVAGGTESMSNASFYSVDMRWGGARTGIAMHDSLVRARSTAGGKNWPVPGGMIETAENLRKEYGISREEQDDLAVESHMRAVRAQKDGILGEEIIPVTVRDRKSEKLIDTDEHPRPDISRESLAGLRPIMGATDPDATVTAGNASGQNDAASMCLVTTAEVAARHGLTPLVRLVSWGLAGVPPATMGIGPVPATAKALDKAGLTLVDIDVIELNEAFAAQALAVTREWGFGRFATDSPDFARTNVHGSGISLGHPVGATGGRMLASLARELHRREARYGLETMCIGGGQGLAAVFERVSG